The following nucleotide sequence is from Deltaproteobacteria bacterium.
TCACGGTGGTGCGCAACCTCGTTCGCCACCTGGGCGACGTGCCCGGGATCGGGCTGGAGGCGGGGCGTCGCTACCGCCTGACCGCGTACGGCATCTGGGGCTACGCGCTGCTCAGCAGCCGGACGCTGCGCAGCGCGATCGAGTTCGGCATCCGGTACCTCGACCTGACCTTCGCCTTCAGTCGCTTCCGGGCGGAGAACGCGCCGAATGGGCTTCGCGTCGTCCTCGACGACCGCGACATCCCCGAGGAGTGCGCGCAGTTCCTCGTCGAGCGCGACGCCGCGGCCGCGGTGGCGATCCAGCGCGATCTCTTCCTCCGGCCCGTGCCCCTCCAGCGCGTCTCGTTTCGCTTCCCGCCGCCCGCCCATGCCGATCGCTTCCCGGAGTACTTCCCGGGGCCCGTGTACTTCGACGAGCCGGCGCACGGGGTCGTGGTCGCGACGGAGTGGCTCGACCAGCCGTTGCCGCAGGCCGACGAACGGACCGCGCGCCTGTGCGAGGAGCAGTGCCGGGCCCTTCTCGATCGCCGCCGCGCGCGGTCGCGCGTCTCCGAGCAGGTCCGGCAGCGTCTCCTCCGGCCGCAGGCCATCACGCAGATGGAGACGATCGCCGCCGAGATCGGCATGGCGCCACGCACCCTGCATCGGCACCTCGCGGCCGAGGGCACCTCGTTCCGCCGCCTCGTCGACGAGGTCCGGGAAGCGCTCGCCGAGGAGATGCTCGCGCACCGGATGACGATCGACGAGGTGGCCGAGCGCCTCGGCTACGCCGAGGCGTCGAGCTTCGTCCACGCCTTCAAGCGCTGGAAGGGCGTCGCGCCCGGTGCCTACCGGCAGGGACGTTCCGGCGGGGAGACCCGATCGAGCGCCAAGCGCTAGCCCCAATGTCGGTCAGTTGAGGCGTAACGGACCGCGTTCTGGATCTTTTGCGCCCCTCTATCGTGCGTCTGGTAGAGGAGGGGCGGGGATGGACCAGCGCGCGATCCTCGGTCGCCTCGGCGGTCATGACGGCCGAACAGAGCACGATCCGCGGCGGCGGCAAAGCCGCCACGCAGCCACTCCTATCTGCTTCTCTGCTTGACGGGTCTTCCTTACGGGCCGTAGACACCACGGGTACTTCTTACCGCTCCATGTATGTTCGCCGACGTCTGCGTGCGGACCACGACATCGCCGTGACGAGCCGACAAGCCGTCCCGCGGTCGGAGGCCAGCGCCTTTCGCCAGATATCGCCGGTGTTGCGCCGGGCGCTCGCCGCCTTCGCGTGGCTCAACGTCGCCGTCTCGTTGGTGGTGCGCGTCGTGCATCGCGGGCCCTACGTCCCTGGATGGGACTTCGTCGGCGCCGCGCACGGGCTCTTCCTCGCATCGACACGCTCTCCCCGCGCCATCGTCTCCTACCTTCTGGAGCACCAGTTCGACACCGCGTTCACCTGGATCCTCACCGCCCTGTCCGTGCTGCCCGGGTTCCTGGCGGCGCGGTGGCCGTCGGCGCACTGGCCGCTCGTGACGGTCCTTCTGTTCTCCCTGCTCGCGTTCGCCTTGCTGGGAGCGGCGCTTCGTCTCGAGCGGACCGAGTGGTGGCTCGTGACGCTCGGCTGCGCCGCCTCGTCCGCCATCCTGTCCAACGCCCTGATGGGGAATTGCCACATCGAGGCCACGCTGCCGTTCGCCATCGCGCTGTGTGCGACGTTGCGATGCCGCGCGACGCCCCTGGCGGCCACGATTCTGGCCGCCCTGGCGATCGAGGCGGCATGGCATGTCCACGAGCTGGGGCGGACGGTGTTCGCCGTGTTCCTGGCGGCCGCCGTGTGCCTGCCGCACGCGCAGTGGTCGGCGCGCGCGGTGTGGGCGGCAGCCGGCTTGCTGCAACTGTGGCTCGCCCTGCGCTTTGTCGACCACAACACGGCCCACTTGATCGCAATGAGGTTCCCGCCTCCCGCGACCTGGGCCGAATACGCCCGGGACATCTCAGTTTACTTCCTCTCCGCCACCCCCGACATCCCGTTGCTGCTGGTCGCCGCACTGCTGGCTCTCATGCTCGTCCGCGGCGACCGGTGGTTCTGGCGCGCAATCGTCGGCTTTCAGATGGGGCTGGTGTGGCTCCTCGTCACCAACCCCGGCGTTATGAGGGGGCTTAGCTGTGTCTGGCCGCGGCGCATCCTGGTGCTTGAATTCCTCTGCCTCGGGCTGGTCGTCGCCGTGATCCGGGAACGCCACCGGGCCGCCCGGGTCCTGCTCGGGCTGCTCGTGGCCGGGGCGGTATGGCAGCTTGCGCACACGCTGCGATGGGCGGCACGGCCCCTCGACCCGACGGGCACCAGACTGGCCTTCACGCTACCGTACACGGAAACGACGATGGAGAGAGGCGCCTACCTCGACTCGAAGGTTTCGTTCAGTCTCGTCGACTGGTCCGTCGAGCTGCGCTCGCGCGCCGAGCAGGGCCGCAGGCTGCTGCTGGTCTATAACCTGTCGTCGTTCGACGAGAACAACACCGATCCCGCCGGCGTTCTCGAGCGGCTCTACCTGCATCTCGGCCATGCCCGTTTCCTCGACACGGTGTTCAGCTTCGGCGCGCAGCGGGTGCGGTGGAATGAGCTGCCGATCCGTCCGATGAACGAGCTCGACGGGTTTCTTGGATCGTTGACGGACCCGTCGATCGTCGACGGCTACTGGCTGCATCATCCCAACGACGAGCAACCCACCTGGGAAAGCGCCACGACGCACCGGCAGGAGGTGGCAACCATCTTCGGGAAGCTCGGCGAACGCTTCCAGATCGTGTGGGGGCTGGCAGTGAAGGACCTGCAGGGGCGCACGCTGCACCGCTTCGCCCTGGCGCCGCGGTCGGGCTGAGGCGAGGCATCCAGAGCACGTAGGTCACAGCGGCCTGCGACGCCTCCTCCGGGTGACCACCGTTCCTCCGCCTCGAGCGTGCGACACAGGCTGTCGAATGACGCCCCGCCCTGGCCGCCGTATCGTGAGAGCCGACGCGCCCGGTCAGCGGCGCGCCGTCGCCGCGGCGACGTCGAGGCCGTAGAGCCGCGAGGCGTTCTCGGCGAGGATCTTCCGCCGCACCGACGCGGGCACGGGCTCCAGCACCGCGAGCGTCTTCGTGACCGCGCCCGGGAACGTCGCGTCGGGATGCGGGTAGTCGGACGCCCAGACGATCAGGTCCTCGCCCGCGTGGCGGACGACGGCCTCGACGATCGCCTCGCCGGGGTCCATCGAGATCATGCACTGGCGGCGGAAGTACTCCGACGGCGGCTGGCGGACGAGCGGCAGGAGCGCGCGCCAGGTCTCCCAGTGCTCGTCCATGCGCTCGAGCCAGTAGGGGAGCCAGCCGCAGCCCGACTCGAGGAACACGACGCGGAGCCTCGGATGGCGCTCGAGCACGCCCGCCAGCACGAACCCGGCGCACGCCGCCATCTGCTCGAAGGGGTGCGAGAGGACGTGGCGGATCGCGGCGTTGTCGAAGCGGTCGCGGCCGAGCGTCGGCATGGTGTCGGAGAGGCCCTCGTGGACCGCGATCGGCACGCCGAGCGACTCGGCGCAGTTCCACAGCCGGTCGTAGACGGGATGATGGATCGGGCGCCCGCCGTACGGGTTCGGCCGCATGAATGCGCCGCGGAAGCCGAGGCGCTCGACAGCGTTTTCCAGCTCGCGCATCGACTCATCGACATCGAGCAGCGGCAGCAGCGCGACGCCCACCAGTCGGGAGGGCGCCAGGCGGCAGTAGTCGGCGAGCCAGCGGTTGTACGCGCGGCAGAGCGCGGCCTGGAGCCCGGCATCTTGGACGTCGCTGAAGTAGAGCCCGATCGACGGGTAGAGGACGGCGACGTCGATCCCCTCCGTGTCGAGGTCGGCGAGGCGCGCCGCCGGGTCGAAGCCACCGGCGCGCGGCGTGTAGCCGGCGAAGCTCCGCTCCGGGCCGAGCGTCAGCAGCATCGCGTCGCGCATGGCGATCCGGTCGCCCACCACCTGGCAGGGGTAGCCGTGCTCGTCGAGCGCGAACCGGGGCGCGCGGCCCCGATACGCTTCCTCCACGTACTCCGTCCATACGGTGGGCGGCTCGGTCACGTGGCCGTCGGCGTCGATCACGGGGAGGCGAGCG
It contains:
- a CDS encoding AraC family transcriptional regulator, translated to TVVRNLVRHLGDVPGIGLEAGRRYRLTAYGIWGYALLSSRTLRSAIEFGIRYLDLTFAFSRFRAENAPNGLRVVLDDRDIPEECAQFLVERDAAAAVAIQRDLFLRPVPLQRVSFRFPPPAHADRFPEYFPGPVYFDEPAHGVVVATEWLDQPLPQADERTARLCEEQCRALLDRRRARSRVSEQVRQRLLRPQAITQMETIAAEIGMAPRTLHRHLAAEGTSFRRLVDEVREALAEEMLAHRMTIDEVAERLGYAEASSFVHAFKRWKGVAPGAYRQGRSGGETRSSAKR
- a CDS encoding amidohydrolase, which codes for MTDARLPVIDADGHVTEPPTVWTEYVEEAYRGRAPRFALDEHGYPCQVVGDRIAMRDAMLLTLGPERSFAGYTPRAGGFDPAARLADLDTEGIDVAVLYPSIGLYFSDVQDAGLQAALCRAYNRWLADYCRLAPSRLVGVALLPLLDVDESMRELENAVERLGFRGAFMRPNPYGGRPIHHPVYDRLWNCAESLGVPIAVHEGLSDTMPTLGRDRFDNAAIRHVLSHPFEQMAACAGFVLAGVLERHPRLRVVFLESGCGWLPYWLERMDEHWETWRALLPLVRQPPSEYFRRQCMISMDPGEAIVEAVVRHAGEDLIVWASDYPHPDATFPGAVTKTLAVLEPVPASVRRKILAENASRLYGLDVAAATARR